The genomic DNA TGTGTGTGAAATAGTGCTGTAAAAAATAAGGGAGTGAAAAACAGTTTACTAAATTACAGCATTCTAATTTCAATGTATTATTCAATTATGTTATCCATTTATTAACAATGGATAAGCAGCGGTGCAGCTAAATTCACTCAAAGCACCACAGCAGCAGCTTTATTCAAACAGAGCGTCActaaaaaaatggttttaaataaaattaaaataaacccaTCGCTAAGATGTTGAGAATCAGGAGAGAAGATGTTGTGAAATGCCACAGAAATGAACTGAGCTGATGCAGTGGCTGTACACATAATTCATAATACATTTCGCTTGGTTTGCGTCATGCAGACCAGTCGCCTCATTCAGTACCATCGTAAATGAACTCCAACAGCTAAAATACATACTTCTAGTGATTGTTTTTAGCATTAGCTGGTTGCTTCGGGCCCTGTGAAGTTCCCAGTATACACTGCGCGCTACGTTATTTCCGGTTAGCTGCTCGTTAGCGTCAGACACCGGGATGAACAGACTTCAAGCACCGGGCCTATGTGTTTCAACCAAACCCGCTGCTCTTTACCATGAGTTTAGCGTATAATGTCGATGTTTACCGTCAGCAGAACGAGAGTGACAAGCAGTGGTCCGCCAGACGTCAGTTCATagttaaacacattgaaaagtaCGAGGACAATGCTCTTGATAAGCTACTGGCCCTTTCGATGGTGTGGGTTAACCACGTTTTCATGGGATGCAGGTGGGTATTTGATAAGATGGCTTGTTAGTGAATACTACAAGAAATGTTAATGTGCAAACAACTTGTTTTTTAACACTTGTGCGATcctagggacatttttgtctttttcctttttgttttttgtatcattttggctgttaatgccaaatggcatacattttgccaaaggtgtgtattttggggggaattttgatatttcaacctcagttcctataatacactgtgcacacaaaatagttacactcaaacccattaaaactgcaatatttgatcccagtgcctttaaagcataaaatcatgaattctatgatattatgctttcattccggagccctggcttcaaaatttaaattttttatattttccaccagatggtgccatttttctcatgtttagcctatgaagaaaatacatgcttttttcctatattctgtttgttgtattatagagcactgcaggccaattgaataaatgatgcagctaaaattgtgtgggtgtgctgatatggatgtcagagtgtgttttgtatgtgtgtattgagaaatttgtgtgtgtgtgtaaaaaaacaacaacagtggcattatgtaaacaaactggcatttaaagggttaaaatcctgaaaatgaatgtttggttatgatcaggactgaggTTGGTTTAAAAAATTTaactcagtgaaagtggaaaattctattaatatataatattttataacagttttttgacgcagacatttttgtcctcttaaggacctctgagtaactttttttattgatgcacaagggttaaatgcaTACTTACCCACAAAAGAAATTGCCATGCATTATGTTACATATACAGATCACCTACCTACCAAGGTGCTGCAATAATAATGCCAACCAAAGTGTGTTGTCAATAATATGGTTGCTCTTTTTTTTGGGCAGGTATGGCCCTCAAATGATGCACAGGGTGCTTGAGATGGCAGAAGGGATTGATATTGGTGAAATGCCCTCATATGAACTAGTTCCAGGTGCTGAAGCAAAAAAGAGACCATATTCATCTGATGGAAGTAAGTCTGTTATGTCTATGTACACACGCAGACAAAACATAATAATATCattaagtatttaaaagttctttttgttttacatcaagttttaaatatttggtttatcattttcaaaaatgaaaattcagtcatttactcacaatcatattgttccaaacctgtatgactttcttttttcggtggaacacaaagaaGATTTTTGCTAAAATGGAGGGGGGGAATAAAGcaaagaaagtaaatggtgactaaggctaacattctgcctaactcaTATGTGTTCGGAACGACatgaattatgacagaattttaattttttgggggggcgaACTATCGcttcaaaggaatattctgggttcaatacatgttaagttcaatcgacagcatttgtggcataatgttgattaccacaaaaattattttagacttgtctctcctttcctttaaaaaagcaaaaatctgggttacagtgaggcatttacaatgaaagtgcatggagacaatctgtaaacatttaaatactgtttcaaaagtatagccgcaagatgtaaacaatatgcatgttaatatgattttagtgtgataaaatcacttaccttttctgtgtaaagttatagccaattttacaactttgttgccataatgaCGCAACGCCTTAAACCCTAAAAAGAATgttttaagcaactttacagctaaaataatacacaactttaacagaagaattactgttagtgcttttataaaattataagcttcacatttctgcttttaaaccctcaagaaaattggccccattcacttacattgtaagttcctcactgtaacctcagtttttgcttttattaaagaaatggagggacaagtcaaaattattttttggggttatcaaaattatgccacaaatgctgctgattgagcttaacttgtcttgaacccagaatattcctttaagtttcccAGTAAAAACAAATCCACATCACAAGTTATCATATATCCATGTAAATGTGGATTTAGGTTATTTTAATCCTATACGATTCTGTATATTAGTTCAGGAGCCCATGAGGAAGATGCCAATGTCCAAATTTGGTTCCAGACCTCGATTCGAGCCAGTACACTTTGTGAGTGGTGGGAACAGCAGCAGTGGAAAAGAAGGAACTgatgaaaaagaaaatgagaaagagCTCAGGAGGGGTGAGATGAATGATGTTAGACAGAGGGAACCAGATCATCAGCCATATAATGATAGTCATGATAATGGTCCCTCTTCCTCCTCTGGCTCCTTTGAGACAGAGAGGTTTGGATATGATGATTTGCCTGAGCACAGAGGTAAAGACATGGCCTCATGCGGCACAAGTGGACTAGGCTATGGCAGCAGAGGGCCCACCGGAAACTTTATGGGCAAATTGCAGCAGGAGTACACTGCTAGATATGAGGCACACACTGCCAGACAATCTGACTCATTCTCACAAGCAGATCGATTTGATGTATCTGGCGGGGCTGGAAGGTCTGGAGGCTGGGATGCGGGGCGCCATGGACTGGGATTTGGGTATCAGGATAGACCAACCTCAAGCAAGGTTTTCACCAGGGTATATGATGGTCCAAGCAGAAGCAGCTCTGGTCTTCCTACACCCTCACTGCCAACTTCTATACTCCCAATGATTGATTGGGAAAAACAGAGGCTAATTGCTAGAGTAGCATCAGCTGTTGCCATCACGCTTCGAGATCCCGCCTTCATGAGTGACACACCGAATTACAATTTCATACTTAGCCGCAGCATTCAGGCCTGTAAGACCAATCCTGAGTATATCTATGTTAATTTAAGAGATATTCCACCCTCTGACCTACCGAAGAACAGGAAGGTACCCTCAGATGGATATGCATGTGAGCTAAGGTGTCAGTCTGTATACCTTGCCACAGGGTACTCTGGCAGCAAAAATGGTGCCAGAGACCGTGCATCAGAACAGGCTGTCAAGCTTTTCATGAGGCCAGTGGAGGTTTGTGTGGTGCAACGGCAGTATAAGCGCAGTTACGTCAACGATATTGTGGTGTGCCAGGTTAACACTCCAGCCCCAGTCCTCCCCCCACCTCTTCGGAACCCAGAGGACAAGCCGCCCCCCAGCACCAAGGGCCAGTATGAGCCTGACAGAAGCAAACACTGGACAGAATTTGTTATCATGGAAAATGCACACGATGCCATCTGTATACTTAACAACTCCGCTGCTTTCAACCGCATGAAAGTTGACTTCACTTTTCACCCAGTTCCTAGCAGCAATTTATGGCTGTGTAGTGTGTACCTGCAGGGTGAACTAGTGGCACAAGCCAAAGGGACTAAGAAGAGCTCAAAACATTTAGCAGCAGAGGAAGCTGTAAGGAAGTTGCGAATGAATCAGGCTGCtcgccaacaacaacagcagcatcaGCATTTGTCTGTAG from Myxocyprinus asiaticus isolate MX2 ecotype Aquarium Trade chromosome 22, UBuf_Myxa_2, whole genome shotgun sequence includes the following:
- the LOC127412869 gene encoding NF-kappa-B-repressing factor-like; the encoded protein is MSLAYNVDVYRQQNESDKQWSARRQFIVKHIEKYEDNALDKLLALSMVWVNHVFMGCRYGPQMMHRVLEMAEGIDIGEMPSYELVPGAEAKKRPYSSDGIQEPMRKMPMSKFGSRPRFEPVHFVSGGNSSSGKEGTDEKENEKELRRGEMNDVRQREPDHQPYNDSHDNGPSSSSGSFETERFGYDDLPEHRGKDMASCGTSGLGYGSRGPTGNFMGKLQQEYTARYEAHTARQSDSFSQADRFDVSGGAGRSGGWDAGRHGLGFGYQDRPTSSKVFTRVYDGPSRSSSGLPTPSLPTSILPMIDWEKQRLIARVASAVAITLRDPAFMSDTPNYNFILSRSIQACKTNPEYIYVNLRDIPPSDLPKNRKVPSDGYACELRCQSVYLATGYSGSKNGARDRASEQAVKLFMRPVEVCVVQRQYKRSYVNDIVVCQVNTPAPVLPPPLRNPEDKPPPSTKGQYEPDRSKHWTEFVIMENAHDAICILNNSAAFNRMKVDFTFHPVPSSNLWLCSVYLQGELVAQAKGTKKSSKHLAAEEAVRKLRMNQAARQQQQQHQHLSVGNHNSDQPSGNFSLHSSRKAQLSQLVILENSDNAICIINDTAQFNKVPADYKFTVLPDHRWRCEVHLDGQYVAAGIGPKKTVKHIAAEAALATLRQTQAVVKSNLRKDGNVDAISRNQIIARSGDDSMRQEIKEDNIGNQLLRKMGWTGGGLGREGEGIAEPIMVKEQFTREGLGMDMDRNGNQLTKRDIEEIIRNYASSDRQDDLRFSTELNNEERRQIHQISQRYGLRSKSYGQGKQRFLVVSRRVQKDQLIGQLLQEGQVGRYELVKPQVSH